In Armatimonadota bacterium, the following proteins share a genomic window:
- a CDS encoding ABC transporter ATP-binding protein codes for MKNLIRFLKELRPYRRTMFLAAALTFLSAGLGLPMPLIIQYITDHLIKREPFPLWGVFFAIVGISAASGLVGYALAVTITYLGQRFMYDIRRKLYSHMQSLSIGFFEKHQTGKLMSNVINDVATINQLLTGGFVNMISDGVTLVAVLVIAFTKNWMLTLVALSVFPIYILNYLAFVNKLKQGSRQIRHERDVMLGDLQEKLAGVAVVKSYAKERYEVRQFLGQTRELLVLNVRQGVIGTLLWVIAEVIGALGTALMLWYGGRLVLLGQMSPGSLIAFISYIGGYMYGPILRLIQMNDMIARTNAALERIFYTLDTKPAIEDKPDAIEMPPIVGKVEFDNVWFEYEPGQPVLKGINLTVEPGEMVALVGQSGSGKTTMVNLLQRNYDVTSGAIRIDGIDIRDVKLKSLRRQIGVVIQETILFNTTIMENIRYGRLDATDEEVFEAARAANIHHVIEALPKGYETRIGEEGVKLSGGEKQRVAIARAILSNPRILILDEATSALDSETEALIQEALERLMQGRTSFVIAHRLSTIVKANKIVVMEKGEIKEVGTHDQLLAHGGIYANLYQQQFRVALEAQAV; via the coding sequence ATGAAGAACCTCATCCGTTTCCTGAAAGAACTGCGCCCTTACCGGCGCACCATGTTTCTGGCAGCGGCGCTGACCTTCCTCAGCGCAGGGCTGGGTCTGCCCATGCCCCTCATCATCCAGTACATCACTGATCACCTGATTAAACGCGAACCCTTCCCACTGTGGGGCGTCTTCTTCGCCATCGTAGGTATCTCCGCCGCATCTGGGCTGGTGGGCTACGCGCTGGCAGTTACTATCACCTATCTCGGTCAGCGTTTCATGTACGACATTCGCCGAAAACTATACAGCCACATGCAGTCGCTGTCCATCGGCTTCTTCGAGAAGCACCAGACAGGCAAACTGATGTCCAACGTCATCAATGACGTGGCAACCATCAACCAGCTGCTTACCGGCGGTTTCGTCAACATGATTTCGGATGGGGTGACACTGGTGGCGGTGCTTGTCATCGCTTTCACTAAGAACTGGATGCTGACACTGGTCGCCCTCTCGGTATTCCCCATTTATATCCTCAACTATCTGGCTTTCGTCAATAAGCTGAAACAGGGTAGCCGGCAAATCCGACACGAGCGTGACGTGATGTTGGGTGACCTGCAAGAGAAGCTGGCAGGCGTGGCGGTAGTCAAGTCCTATGCGAAGGAACGCTACGAAGTGCGCCAGTTTCTGGGGCAGACGCGCGAGCTGCTGGTGTTGAACGTGCGACAGGGTGTCATAGGTACACTGCTCTGGGTAATCGCAGAGGTCATCGGCGCGCTGGGTACCGCGCTCATGCTGTGGTACGGCGGGAGACTGGTGCTCTTGGGGCAGATGTCACCTGGCTCACTCATTGCTTTTATCTCCTATATCGGCGGCTACATGTATGGTCCCATCCTGCGCCTCATCCAGATGAACGATATGATTGCCCGCACCAACGCCGCACTAGAGCGTATCTTCTATACACTGGATACCAAACCCGCCATCGAGGACAAGCCAGATGCCATCGAGATGCCGCCCATCGTGGGGAAAGTGGAGTTCGACAACGTGTGGTTTGAATACGAGCCGGGTCAACCGGTACTCAAAGGCATCAATCTTACCGTAGAGCCGGGCGAGATGGTCGCGCTGGTGGGACAGTCGGGTTCGGGCAAGACCACAATGGTGAACTTGCTGCAGCGCAACTACGACGTGACCTCCGGCGCGATTCGCATCGATGGCATCGACATCCGCGATGTCAAACTCAAGAGCCTGCGCCGCCAAATCGGCGTGGTTATTCAGGAAACCATCCTCTTCAATACCACCATCATGGAGAACATCCGCTACGGACGCTTGGACGCTACCGACGAAGAGGTGTTCGAAGCCGCCCGTGCCGCTAACATCCACCACGTCATCGAGGCATTACCCAAGGGCTACGAGACGCGCATCGGCGAGGAAGGCGTCAAACTCTCCGGTGGTGAGAAACAGCGTGTTGCCATCGCCCGCGCTATCCTCAGCAACCCGCGTATCCTCATTCTGGACGAAGCCACCAGTGCACTGGACTCCGAAACCGAAGCGCTCATTCAGGAGGCTCTGGAACGACTGATGCAGGGGCGCACCAGCTTCGTCATCGCGCACCGCCTCTCCACCATCGTCAAGGCGAACAAGATTGTAGTGATGGAAAAAGGCGAAATCAAGGAGGTAGGCACGCACGACCAGCTGCTGGCACACGGCGGCATCTACGCCAATCTGTATCAACAGCAGTTCCGCGTAGCACTGGAGGCGCAGGCGGTGTAA